A DNA window from Carassius gibelio isolate Cgi1373 ecotype wild population from Czech Republic chromosome A8, carGib1.2-hapl.c, whole genome shotgun sequence contains the following coding sequences:
- the LOC128018974 gene encoding protein SSUH2 homolog codes for MERMTTSDHGANHGIVNPVYGLPAAATSMHGPAALPANMFDTVPGYEGTVAGGGGGYLQPPMPSVPMPVPAQTPSPPVWHIPSISEDRAREAFATYVSSKCCYSSAPVREGVITNMESFNTYRYRLETFMESRSTEWSQEPYTGQPVDAGVQPAPGPWQITAQSPAFFQEHKQTIKVPYTSSVKNCHLCLGMGRNPCTTCAGAGNKVCRLCNGSGYRNSNDSCTHCNGRGRENCTSCSSRGSCQCDTCRGKGKLLVFINLIVKWSIEKDDFVAQDSSGLRVDKLEEVSGKELFKDAQYMVYPVRGFPDVSVAQASERLIREHQGKYAQTSRILQQRQTIELIPITKVNYMWKGKPNFYYVFGNEFKVNVDDYPATCCCSVM; via the exons CAACAAGCATGCACGGACCTGCTGCACTCCCTGCAAACATGTTCGATACAGTCCCTGGATATGAAGGAACAGTGGCTGGCGGAGGCG GTGGCTATCTTCAACCTCCCATGCCATCTGTACCGATGCCAGTGCCTGCACAGACCCCCAGCCCACCAGTCTGGCA TATACCCTCCATCTCAGAGGACAGGGCACGTGAAGCTTTCGCAACATACGTCTCCAGCAAGTGCTGCTATAGTTCTGCCCCCGTCAGAGAGGGAGTAATAACCAATATGGAGTCCTTTAATACCTACAGG TATCGTTTGGAGACGTTCATGGAGTCCAGATCTACTGAATGGAGTCAGGAGCCTTACACAG GTCAGCCTGTGGATGCTGGTGTTCAGCCTGCTCCAGGTCCGTGGCAGATTACAGCTCAATCTCCGGCCTTCTTTCAAGAGCACAAGCAGACCATTAAAGTGCCCTATACTTCCTCAGTCAAG AACTGTCACTTGTGTCTGGGAATGGGAAGAAACCCCTGTACCACCTGTGCTGGAGCTGGAAAT AAAGTCTGTCGGCTGTGTAATGGTTCTGGTTACCGTAATTCTAATGACAGCTGCACGCACTGCAATGGGCGCGGACGTGAAAA CTGTACTTCATGTAGCAGCAGAGGCTCCTGCCAGTGTGACACCTGCCGTGGAAAGGGAAAGCTGCTTGTATTCATTAACCTCATTGTTAAATG GAGCATAGAGAAGGATGATTTCGTAGCGCAAGATTCAAGTGGTCTGAGAGTGGATAAACTGGAGGAGGTTTCGGGGAAAGAGCTCTTTAAAGACGCCCAGTATATG GTCTATCCAGTGAGGGGCTTTCCAGATGTTTCTGTTGCACAAGCTTCTGAGCGTTTAATAAGAGAACATCAGGGGAAATATGCCCAAACATCCCGCATTTTACAACAG AGGCAGACGATCGAGCTCATTCCCATAACCAAAGTGAACTACATGTGGAAAGGAAAGCCTAATTTTTACTATGTGTTTGGAAATGAGTTTAAAGTGAACGTTGATGACTATCCCGCCACCTGCTGCTGTTCTGTCATGTAA